A region of Halosolutus amylolyticus DNA encodes the following proteins:
- a CDS encoding HalOD1 output domain-containing protein, with translation MTSPPDSVESLEYDPDAETYRVAYDTATTSASRAVLAALDSIAPERLQRGGPLYDALDPDALDRILAPPRDDETAAERSVRFTYLGFRITAFSEGYLEIHSIRDGENEARSR, from the coding sequence ATGACGAGTCCGCCTGATTCCGTCGAGTCGCTCGAGTACGATCCGGACGCGGAAACCTACCGGGTCGCGTACGATACGGCGACCACGTCGGCGAGCAGGGCCGTCCTCGCGGCCCTCGACTCGATCGCCCCCGAGCGACTCCAACGCGGCGGTCCCCTGTACGACGCGCTCGATCCCGACGCGCTCGATCGGATTCTGGCGCCACCCCGCGACGACGAGACGGCGGCCGAACGGTCAGTCCGGTTCACCTACCTCGGATTCCGGATCACCGCATTTAGCGAGGGATATCTCGAGATCCACTCGATCCGGGACGGCGAGAACGAGGCGCGATCGAGGTGA
- a CDS encoding GrpB family protein, with translation MVGLERGTVELEPFREEWKELYNQEIARLKDIAGDRFLEFEHIGSTAIEGMPAKPIIDILAVVEDLDEAEDLIPLLEEHRYEYRPGDIEGRLFFAKGPRTNRTFYLSLTEQGSDFYTDKIAFREYLREHPEAAEQYASLKKKAAEKYPKNREKYTAEKGDCIQDILDRAMNE, from the coding sequence ATGGTCGGGTTGGAACGTGGAACCGTCGAATTGGAGCCGTTTCGAGAAGAATGGAAGGAACTCTACAACCAAGAAATAGCGCGGCTGAAAGATATCGCGGGCGATCGGTTCCTCGAGTTTGAGCATATTGGTAGCACCGCCATCGAGGGAATGCCTGCGAAGCCAATAATCGACATCCTCGCTGTCGTCGAAGATTTGGACGAAGCGGAAGATCTCATCCCTCTACTCGAAGAACACCGGTACGAATACCGCCCCGGAGACATAGAAGGACGACTATTCTTCGCCAAAGGGCCGCGCACGAATCGTACCTTCTACCTCTCACTCACAGAGCAAGGGAGCGACTTCTATACCGATAAAATCGCTTTCAGGGAGTATCTTCGTGAGCACCCTGAAGCCGCCGAACAGTACGCCTCCTTGAAGAAGAAAGCGGCAGAGAAATATCCGAAAAACAGGGAGAAATACACCGCGGAAAAGGGAGACTGTATTCAGGATATTCTCGATCGGGCGATGAACGAGTAA
- a CDS encoding Lrp/AsnC family transcriptional regulator, with protein MKIDGVNKGILFLLQQNARRITTREMAARVGVSASTVQNRIEKMENEGIIRSYAPQIDYEKAGLQLHMLFLCHAPNADRETLAENARGVNGVVMVREVLTGQENVHVEAVGTDTDDIARVNDELSELGLTVVNSKVLTNSHVQPFDHFGTHIVDEPTDDESA; from the coding sequence ATGAAGATAGACGGTGTGAACAAGGGAATCCTGTTCTTGCTCCAACAGAATGCCCGGCGGATCACGACGCGTGAAATGGCGGCCCGGGTCGGCGTCTCGGCCAGTACGGTCCAGAATCGCATCGAGAAGATGGAAAACGAAGGGATCATCCGAAGCTACGCTCCGCAGATCGACTACGAGAAAGCAGGTCTCCAGCTCCACATGCTCTTTCTCTGTCACGCACCGAACGCCGATCGCGAAACGCTCGCCGAGAACGCACGGGGCGTGAACGGCGTCGTGATGGTACGGGAGGTCCTCACCGGTCAAGAAAACGTCCACGTCGAGGCCGTCGGGACGGATACGGACGACATCGCCCGCGTCAACGACGAACTGAGTGAGCTCGGTCTGACGGTCGTCAACTCGAAAGTGCTCACGAATTCGCACGTCCAGCCGTTCGACCACTTCGGGACGCACATCGTCGACGAACCCACTGATGACGAGTCCGCCTGA
- a CDS encoding GNAT family N-acetyltransferase, with product MPGARVQDGERVTLRSVETEDVPFLQRGSANPELRYPLGSPVQNRSEIEEWVEDPDDDLFLVCLEGDRDPPKPDPSTADDDVRPIGLVSVQDADWRRPELGYWLIPEVHGEGYGRESVSLVIEYVFRVYDAPGVWAVAYDFNDASRGLLESLGFTVEGRLRKDRFVDGEYRDTIQYGLLREEWQG from the coding sequence ATGCCGGGAGCACGCGTGCAGGACGGCGAACGAGTCACGCTCCGGTCGGTCGAGACCGAGGACGTCCCGTTCCTCCAGCGCGGGAGCGCCAATCCGGAACTTCGCTACCCGCTCGGGTCGCCGGTCCAGAATCGATCGGAGATCGAGGAGTGGGTCGAGGACCCCGACGACGACCTGTTTCTCGTCTGCCTCGAGGGCGATCGGGACCCGCCGAAACCGGATCCGTCGACCGCGGACGATGACGTACGTCCGATCGGCCTCGTTTCGGTCCAGGACGCCGACTGGCGGCGGCCCGAACTGGGCTACTGGCTGATCCCCGAGGTCCACGGCGAGGGGTACGGCCGGGAGTCCGTCTCGCTCGTCATCGAGTACGTGTTCCGGGTCTACGACGCGCCGGGCGTCTGGGCGGTCGCCTACGACTTCAACGACGCGTCCCGTGGACTGCTCGAATCGCTCGGGTTCACCGTGGAAGGTCGCCTCCGGAAGGACCGATTCGTCGACGGCGAATACCGCGATACGATCCAGTACGGACTGCTTCGCGAGGAGTGGCAGGGTTGA
- a CDS encoding spermidine synthase — MAGRALTTYQPTKPELAVLISGIVSMGLEILAVRIVAPQFGSHIYTVGGILTVFLAALSLGYWQGGKRSVTATNREMVWIMLATATYVAVVVYASDLLLTATATLAVPPRYASLPAVILLFGPPTYLLGFISPYAAELSRKERTGEASGHVYALGTIGSIFGSGATTFVLVPALTISQIGVLFGLTLVGTAVALTLPSLPRKSTVASMVVVLLLVGAAGGTPIAYDYRGEVVYETQTPYQQLEVVDDGDVRTLYLDGARHSAIDLEDPDRHVFTYTEYFHLPMLMADDVDDVDRVLFVGGGGYTGPQDFAEQYDVTVDVVEIDPEVTGAAETYFGLDRGDVNVHTGDGRQFLQRTDETYDLIVLDAFKKEQVPFHLTTVEFMELLSERLSEDGMVHANVISAPSGPAGEFYRAQYKTMAEVFPTVSSYRTSDLNAIQNVQLVASKDDTRLTKAELRDRNAARETGVDLQDPIDNRMAEPDTDDAPVLTDDRGEVDSLLDPMLGQRYVIEETDGTETTGEPAAAIGGDRTMRAPIATSR, encoded by the coding sequence ATGGCAGGACGGGCACTGACGACGTACCAGCCCACGAAACCCGAACTCGCCGTACTGATCTCGGGGATCGTCAGCATGGGCCTCGAGATTCTCGCCGTGCGGATCGTCGCGCCGCAGTTCGGGAGCCACATCTACACCGTCGGCGGCATCCTGACGGTCTTCCTCGCGGCCCTGAGCCTGGGCTACTGGCAGGGCGGCAAGCGATCGGTCACGGCCACGAACCGGGAGATGGTCTGGATCATGCTCGCGACGGCGACGTACGTCGCCGTAGTGGTCTACGCGAGCGACCTGTTGCTCACCGCGACGGCGACGCTGGCGGTGCCGCCGCGGTACGCTTCGCTGCCGGCCGTGATCCTCCTGTTCGGCCCGCCGACGTACCTGCTGGGCTTCATCAGCCCCTACGCGGCCGAACTCTCGCGGAAGGAGAGGACCGGCGAGGCCTCGGGCCACGTTTACGCGCTGGGAACGATCGGGAGCATCTTCGGGTCGGGCGCGACCACGTTCGTCCTCGTGCCGGCCCTCACGATTTCACAGATCGGCGTCCTCTTCGGGCTCACCCTCGTCGGGACGGCGGTCGCCCTGACGCTGCCGTCGCTCCCGCGAAAGTCAACCGTCGCGAGCATGGTCGTCGTGCTGTTGCTCGTCGGCGCCGCGGGCGGCACCCCGATCGCGTACGACTACCGCGGCGAGGTCGTCTACGAGACCCAGACGCCCTACCAGCAACTCGAGGTCGTCGACGACGGCGACGTCCGAACGCTGTACCTCGACGGGGCGCGCCACAGCGCGATCGATCTCGAGGACCCCGATCGACACGTCTTCACCTACACGGAGTACTTCCACCTGCCGATGCTGATGGCCGACGACGTCGACGACGTCGATCGGGTCCTGTTCGTCGGCGGGGGCGGCTACACCGGTCCGCAGGACTTCGCGGAGCAGTACGACGTGACCGTCGACGTGGTCGAGATCGATCCCGAGGTGACCGGCGCGGCCGAGACCTATTTCGGACTCGATCGCGGGGACGTCAACGTTCACACGGGAGACGGCCGCCAGTTCCTCCAGCGAACCGACGAGACCTACGACCTGATCGTTCTCGACGCCTTCAAGAAAGAGCAGGTTCCGTTCCACCTGACGACCGTCGAGTTCATGGAACTGCTCTCCGAGCGGCTGAGCGAGGACGGGATGGTCCACGCGAACGTGATTTCGGCACCCAGCGGACCGGCGGGCGAGTTCTACCGCGCCCAGTACAAGACGATGGCCGAGGTCTTTCCGACGGTTTCCAGTTACCGCACGTCGGACCTGAACGCGATCCAGAACGTCCAGCTCGTGGCTTCGAAGGACGACACGCGGCTCACGAAAGCCGAACTCCGCGACCGGAACGCCGCACGGGAGACGGGGGTCGACCTCCAGGACCCGATCGACAACCGGATGGCCGAACCAGACACCGACGACGCACCGGTGCTGACCGACGATCGCGGCGAGGTCGACAGCCTGCTGGATCCGATGCTGGGACAGCGCTATGTCATCGAGGAGACCGACGGAACCGAGACCACGGGCGAACCCGCAGCCGCGATCGGCGGGGACCGGACGATGCGGGCACCGATCGCCACCTCCCGATAG
- a CDS encoding DUF7344 domain-containing protein: MTTTDRPFRDSDAQPTESGTEASLLSPDDVFHILQTFRRRETIRYLLDADGPVKMGDLADHVAAREHETTVAELTSTQRQRVYVPLYQSHLPKLDRAGVIEYDKPRGIVRSSDRIETFRPYLEAAAPSPASATGGGVGADDGHDRRYFVAAIAAAASLLVATAAGLELPGPIVGAIVTALVALGTASI, translated from the coding sequence ATGACAACCACGGACCGCCCCTTCCGCGATTCGGATGCCCAGCCCACGGAATCGGGAACCGAAGCGTCCCTCCTGTCTCCCGACGACGTGTTCCACATCCTCCAGACGTTCCGGCGGCGGGAGACGATTCGCTACCTGCTGGATGCAGACGGCCCGGTCAAGATGGGCGACCTCGCCGACCACGTTGCCGCACGCGAACACGAGACGACCGTGGCCGAACTGACGTCGACGCAGCGCCAGCGCGTCTACGTTCCGCTGTACCAGTCACACCTGCCGAAACTCGATCGGGCGGGCGTCATCGAGTACGACAAGCCCCGCGGGATCGTCCGATCGAGCGATCGGATCGAAACGTTCCGGCCGTACCTCGAGGCGGCGGCTCCGTCCCCAGCGTCGGCGACCGGCGGAGGGGTCGGCGCGGACGACGGCCACGACCGACGGTATTTCGTTGCGGCGATCGCCGCGGCCGCGAGTCTCCTGGTCGCGACCGCGGCGGGCCTCGAACTCCCCGGTCCGATAGTCGGGGCGATCGTCACGGCGCTGGTCGCGCTCGGGACGGCGTCGATCTGA